The following coding sequences lie in one Sinorhizobium fredii USDA 257 genomic window:
- the visN gene encoding transcriptional regulator VisN, translated as MEISPTGAAWSLQTAAPRMSSRGISREQLIRKLGEAAERSSLANGLAILTEYVGATHYLLARHDLSQDGGLDFVLCSDWPFDVVRRLSSIVIGLNAKTTELEKCLTALQPCFQALPDDIDLPRGVNRSYCSVTFNVGRSRFSMMLLFPEDVILSQEGLRDIAVLASYLASFKADAGVRHDRDFELTERELECLFWIAEGKTSEEMAVILGISRNTINNYITSVMRKTATRTRSEAIAHAVRHNLV; from the coding sequence ATGGAGATTTCACCGACTGGCGCGGCCTGGTCTTTGCAGACCGCCGCGCCGCGCATGAGTAGTCGCGGCATATCGCGGGAACAGCTGATACGAAAGCTCGGGGAAGCTGCCGAGCGCAGCAGTCTCGCCAACGGGCTGGCTATCCTGACCGAATATGTCGGAGCAACGCACTACCTTCTGGCTCGCCACGATCTCTCGCAGGACGGAGGGCTTGATTTCGTTCTGTGTTCCGATTGGCCCTTCGACGTCGTGCGGCGCCTTTCAAGCATCGTCATCGGTCTGAACGCGAAGACGACCGAATTGGAAAAGTGCCTGACCGCGCTGCAGCCTTGCTTCCAGGCCCTGCCGGACGACATCGATCTGCCGCGCGGCGTCAACCGCTCCTATTGCTCCGTCACGTTCAATGTCGGTCGGTCCCGTTTCTCGATGATGCTGCTGTTCCCCGAGGACGTCATCCTGTCCCAGGAGGGACTGCGCGATATTGCCGTGCTGGCAAGCTATCTCGCGAGTTTCAAGGCCGATGCCGGGGTCAGGCACGACAGGGACTTCGAACTCACCGAGCGCGAGCTCGAATGCCTGTTCTGGATCGCCGAAGGCAAGACGAGCGAGGAGATGGCCGTGATCCTCGGCATTTCCCGCAACACGATCAACAACTACATCACCAGCGTCATGCGAAAGACCGCAACGCGCACCAGGTCGGAGGCCATCGCCCACGCCGTCCGCCACAATCTGGTATAG
- the visR gene encoding transcriptional regulator VisR has translation MVHLDSEGRSDHVRLGRSARAARAATLVTRLQVMQRQINAKNFAVLRVNGRGMPTTRKLTCVLHNWGAASEANAHELLKVYGEELLQHLDRSPLAVLWDGQGEHQAADVPDMALFSHRLKGRKLSYSGIAFPIRLGAQGNGCVVFAGSYIDAPAEQILDLHGRCAQVMIDMLAADERRLFKGESLSDREIACLQMAGDGYISEEIAEKMGLSVHTVNAYLGAATTKLDSVNRIQAIAKAIRLGYIS, from the coding sequence ATGGTGCACCTGGATTCGGAGGGTCGCTCGGACCATGTCCGCCTCGGCCGAAGCGCGCGTGCGGCGCGCGCGGCGACGCTGGTGACGCGGCTGCAGGTCATGCAGCGGCAGATCAACGCGAAGAACTTCGCGGTTCTGCGCGTCAATGGAAGGGGTATGCCGACGACGCGCAAGCTCACCTGCGTCCTGCACAATTGGGGTGCCGCGTCCGAAGCGAATGCGCACGAACTCTTGAAGGTCTATGGCGAGGAGTTGCTCCAGCACCTCGATCGTTCTCCGCTGGCGGTGCTGTGGGACGGCCAGGGAGAGCATCAGGCCGCCGACGTCCCCGACATGGCGCTGTTCTCGCACCGGCTCAAGGGGCGGAAGCTCTCCTATTCGGGTATCGCCTTCCCGATACGGCTCGGCGCGCAGGGCAACGGCTGTGTGGTCTTTGCCGGCAGCTACATCGATGCGCCGGCCGAGCAGATCCTCGACCTGCACGGGCGTTGCGCGCAGGTCATGATCGACATGCTGGCCGCGGACGAAAGACGACTGTTCAAGGGCGAGAGCCTCAGCGACCGCGAGATCGCCTGTCTGCAGATGGCGGGCGACGGCTATATTAGCGAGGAGATCGCCGAAAAGATGGGACTTTCGGTCCACACCGTGAATGCGTATCTCGGCGCCGCCACGACGAAACTCGATTCCGTCAACCGCATCCAGGCGATCGCCAAGGCGATACGCCTCGGTTACATAAGTTAA
- the flhB gene encoding flagellar biosynthesis protein FlhB, translating into MSEDQDKDSKTEAPSEKKLSDATEKGNVPFSREVTAFASTLAVYIFIVFFLSEGAASTAEALKDIFEQPEAWRLETATDAVGLISHVVLKSAGLVLPIFLLLIIFGVGSSIFQNLPRPVLDRIMPKMNRVSPIAGFKRIYGIPGLVEFAKSLFKIIVVSIIVVVVLWNDYFATLDLMFSDPVTIFATMTSDLKQIVTVVLLATAALAIVDLFWTRHHWYTELRMTKQEVKEELKQSQGDPIVKARLRSMQRDRARKRMIGSVPRATLVIANPTHYAVALRYVREENDAPVVVAMGQDLVALKIREIAEKNGIPVFEDPPLARSMFAQVSVDSVIPPVFYKAVAELIHRVYAAQPQQKRVT; encoded by the coding sequence ATGTCGGAAGATCAGGACAAGGACAGTAAAACCGAAGCACCATCGGAGAAAAAACTGTCCGATGCGACGGAAAAGGGCAATGTCCCCTTTTCTCGTGAAGTGACGGCCTTCGCCTCGACGCTCGCGGTCTACATCTTCATCGTGTTTTTTCTCTCTGAGGGCGCGGCCAGCACGGCCGAGGCTCTCAAGGACATATTCGAGCAACCGGAAGCCTGGCGCCTCGAAACGGCAACGGATGCCGTCGGGTTGATCTCGCACGTCGTCCTGAAGTCTGCGGGGCTGGTTCTTCCGATTTTCCTGCTGCTGATCATCTTCGGCGTCGGGTCGTCGATCTTCCAGAACCTACCGCGTCCGGTGCTCGACCGGATCATGCCGAAGATGAACCGCGTGTCGCCGATAGCAGGCTTCAAGCGCATTTACGGCATCCCGGGGCTGGTGGAATTCGCCAAGTCGCTGTTCAAGATCATCGTCGTGTCGATCATTGTCGTCGTGGTCTTGTGGAACGACTATTTCGCCACGCTCGATCTGATGTTTTCAGATCCGGTGACGATCTTCGCGACGATGACCTCCGATCTCAAGCAGATCGTCACCGTCGTGCTGCTTGCCACGGCGGCACTGGCGATCGTCGATCTCTTCTGGACCCGTCATCATTGGTACACGGAACTGAGGATGACGAAGCAGGAGGTGAAGGAGGAATTGAAGCAGTCGCAGGGCGATCCGATCGTCAAGGCGCGGCTGCGGTCCATGCAGCGGGACCGGGCCCGCAAGCGCATGATCGGCTCGGTGCCCCGCGCCACTCTGGTGATCGCCAACCCGACGCACTATGCGGTCGCGCTGCGCTACGTGCGCGAAGAGAACGACGCGCCCGTCGTCGTCGCCATGGGGCAGGATCTCGTCGCCCTGAAGATCCGCGAGATCGCAGAAAAAAACGGCATTCCGGTCTTCGAGGATCCGCCGCTCGCGCGCTCCATGTTTGCACAAGTCTCGGTGGATAGTGTCATTCCACCGGTGTTTTACAAGGCAGTCGCCGAACTCATTCACCGGGTTTACGCAGCTCAGCCGCAACAAAAACGGGTGACATGA
- the fliF gene encoding flagellar basal-body MS-ring/collar protein FliF, translating to MNLFDQFSTFTKNLSNLGQSKLIALAVAGIVAIGFVLGAAVYVNKPAFETLYVGLERSDVTQISIALAEANLNFEVGADGGSIQVPVGMTGKARLLLAERGLPSSANAGYELFDNVGSLGLTSFMQEVTRVRALEGEIARTIQQISGIAAARVHIVMPERGSFRKAEQTPTASVMIRASATVGRGAASSIRHLVASSVPGLDVDDVTILDSTGQLLASGDDPASSALNQSLGVVQNVQTDLEKKIDNALAPFLGMDNFRTSVTASLNTDAQQIQETVFDPESRVERSTRVIKEEQKSSQQQPDNAATVQQNVPQAAPRGGAGQQSSDEAEKKEEQTNYEINSKTIATVKNSYSIERLSIAVVVNRGRLAAMVGETADQVKIDAYLQDMQKIVASAAGVDPSRGDVVTLNAMDFVDTQLLDQPVTGPGVMEMLTRNLGGIINSLAFIVVAFLVVWLGMRPLARQMGFGGRSGQLEGEGAGLELPDFSPAAAGAAGGALMEGFGSDFGFDSTDDLLNLGDDSSGFNRRVKEGPERRLARMVEISEERAAKILRKWSLDRAA from the coding sequence ACGTTCACGAAAAACCTGAGCAATCTCGGGCAGAGCAAGCTGATAGCACTCGCGGTGGCCGGCATCGTCGCAATCGGCTTCGTTCTCGGCGCTGCCGTCTACGTCAACAAGCCGGCCTTTGAAACGCTCTATGTGGGCCTCGAACGCAGCGATGTCACCCAGATCAGCATTGCGCTTGCCGAGGCGAATCTCAACTTCGAGGTCGGTGCGGATGGCGGCAGCATCCAGGTGCCGGTCGGCATGACCGGCAAGGCTCGCCTGCTCCTGGCCGAACGCGGCCTGCCGAGCAGCGCCAATGCCGGTTACGAACTTTTCGACAATGTCGGCTCGCTCGGGCTCACCTCCTTCATGCAGGAGGTTACGCGCGTTCGTGCATTGGAGGGCGAGATTGCCCGCACCATCCAGCAGATCTCCGGCATCGCGGCGGCCCGTGTCCATATCGTCATGCCCGAGCGGGGCAGCTTCCGCAAGGCCGAGCAGACGCCGACCGCATCGGTGATGATTCGCGCGAGCGCGACGGTCGGCCGGGGCGCCGCCTCGTCCATCCGTCATCTCGTTGCTTCGTCCGTCCCGGGTCTCGATGTCGACGACGTCACCATTCTCGATTCGACCGGCCAGCTTCTTGCTTCCGGCGACGACCCGGCAAGCAGCGCCCTCAATCAGTCGCTCGGCGTGGTGCAGAACGTTCAGACCGATCTCGAGAAGAAGATCGACAACGCACTCGCGCCGTTCCTCGGCATGGACAATTTCCGCACCAGTGTCACGGCCTCGCTCAACACCGATGCCCAGCAGATCCAGGAGACCGTCTTCGACCCCGAATCGCGGGTCGAGCGCTCGACGCGCGTGATCAAGGAAGAGCAGAAGTCCAGCCAGCAGCAGCCGGACAATGCCGCCACCGTGCAGCAGAACGTGCCTCAGGCGGCGCCGCGTGGCGGTGCAGGCCAGCAGTCGAGCGACGAGGCAGAGAAAAAGGAAGAGCAGACGAACTACGAGATCAACAGCAAGACGATCGCGACCGTCAAGAACAGCTATTCGATCGAGCGGCTGTCGATTGCCGTCGTCGTCAACCGAGGTCGCCTGGCGGCCATGGTGGGCGAGACGGCCGATCAGGTAAAGATCGACGCCTATCTCCAGGACATGCAGAAGATCGTCGCGTCCGCTGCCGGCGTCGATCCGAGCCGCGGTGACGTCGTCACGCTGAACGCAATGGATTTCGTCGATACGCAATTGCTCGACCAGCCGGTGACCGGGCCGGGCGTCATGGAAATGCTGACGCGCAATCTCGGCGGCATCATCAACTCGCTGGCCTTCATCGTCGTCGCCTTCCTGGTCGTCTGGCTGGGTATGCGGCCCCTGGCCCGCCAGATGGGCTTTGGCGGCCGGTCGGGTCAACTCGAAGGCGAGGGCGCCGGGCTCGAACTGCCGGATTTCTCTCCGGCCGCCGCTGGCGCCGCGGGAGGTGCCCTCATGGAAGGCTTCGGTTCCGACTTCGGCTTCGACAGCACGGACGACCTGCTCAATCTCGGCGACGACAGCAGTGGCTTCAATCGCCGCGTCAAGGAAGGCCCCGAGCGCCGGCTCGCCCGCATGGTGGAGATCAGCGAGGAGCGCGCCGCAAAAATCCTCCGCAAATGGTCGCTTGACCGCGCCGCCTGA